In one window of Protaetiibacter larvae DNA:
- the gmk gene encoding guanylate kinase yields the protein MPDVDRAAAGRAAIAARRARAAVKQAVHHRLRRALDVAETAWADPTTPEGSLRVRELLTSIPGIGATRVARIMAELGIADAKRVGGLGSRQRERLREWLEAREGAPSRPVSRLVVLAGPTAVGKGTVSTYIRDHYPDVLLSVSATTRAPRPGEVDGEHYYFVTDEDFDAMIERGDFLEYATVHNASRYGTPRPPIDAALAQGRSVLLEIDLQGARAVRAAMPEALLVFLLPPSWEELVRRLTGRGTEDAAEQSRRLDTARIELAAQDEFDVKVVNRDVGRAAQEVVELLAVPGAPSARTRS from the coding sequence ATGCCGGACGTCGATCGCGCCGCAGCGGGACGGGCGGCGATCGCTGCGCGTCGCGCCCGCGCGGCTGTGAAGCAGGCCGTGCACCACCGGCTCCGGCGCGCGCTCGACGTCGCCGAGACGGCCTGGGCCGACCCGACGACCCCCGAAGGCTCGCTGCGCGTGCGTGAGCTGCTGACGAGCATCCCCGGGATCGGGGCGACCCGCGTCGCGCGCATCATGGCGGAGCTCGGGATCGCGGACGCCAAGCGCGTCGGCGGCCTCGGCTCGCGCCAGCGCGAACGCCTGCGGGAGTGGCTCGAGGCTCGCGAGGGCGCCCCGAGCCGGCCGGTCAGCCGCCTCGTGGTGCTCGCCGGGCCGACGGCGGTCGGCAAGGGCACCGTCTCGACCTACATCCGCGACCACTATCCGGATGTGCTGCTGAGCGTGTCGGCGACCACGCGTGCACCGCGACCGGGCGAGGTCGACGGCGAGCACTACTACTTCGTGACGGACGAGGACTTCGACGCGATGATCGAGCGCGGGGACTTCCTCGAGTACGCGACCGTGCACAACGCCTCCCGCTACGGCACGCCCCGGCCGCCGATCGACGCGGCGCTCGCCCAGGGGCGCAGCGTGCTGCTCGAGATCGATCTCCAGGGCGCACGCGCCGTGCGTGCGGCCATGCCGGAGGCCCTCCTCGTCTTCCTGCTGCCGCCCAGCTGGGAGGAGCTCGTGCGCCGGCTCACGGGTCGCGGCACCGAGGACGCCGCCGAGCAGAGCCGGCGACTGGACACCGCGCGCATCGAACTCGCCGCCCAGGACGAGTTCGACGTGAAGGTCGTCAACCGCGACGTCGGCCGGGCGGCGCAGGAGGTCGTAGAATTGCTGGCAGTGCCCGGAGCCCCATCCGCGCGCACGAGATCGTGA
- the pyrF gene encoding orotidine-5'-phosphate decarboxylase, whose translation MSGGFRARLADVVAEHGPLCVGIDPHAPLLATWGLGDDAAGAREFGLRVVEAAAARVGIVKPQIAFFERHGAAGYAALEEVLGAARAAELLVIADVKRGDVGSTVDAYGEAWLTPGSPLEADAMTAVAYQGFGSLDGVIARARAAAKGVFVLAATSNPESAEVQTARDAQGETVAAQLLRHAGEHAGEVGVVVGATVDLAELGIRREQLVPVPVLAPGFGAQGALLPEAPALFGDALGSVLPTVSRSVLGAGPAGIASAIDAARREVAAWPR comes from the coding sequence ATGAGCGGCGGATTTCGCGCTCGCCTCGCCGACGTCGTCGCCGAGCACGGTCCGCTGTGCGTCGGCATCGACCCGCATGCGCCGCTCCTCGCGACGTGGGGCCTGGGGGACGACGCCGCGGGGGCGCGCGAGTTCGGGCTGCGGGTCGTCGAGGCCGCCGCGGCCCGGGTCGGCATCGTGAAACCGCAGATCGCCTTCTTCGAGCGGCATGGGGCGGCCGGATACGCCGCCCTCGAGGAGGTGCTCGGCGCCGCCCGTGCGGCGGAGCTGCTCGTGATCGCCGACGTCAAGCGCGGGGACGTCGGCTCGACCGTCGACGCCTACGGCGAGGCCTGGCTGACTCCCGGATCTCCGCTCGAGGCCGACGCCATGACCGCCGTCGCCTACCAGGGCTTCGGTTCGCTCGACGGTGTCATCGCACGTGCCCGCGCCGCAGCCAAGGGCGTGTTCGTGCTCGCCGCCACCTCGAATCCCGAGAGCGCCGAGGTGCAGACGGCACGGGACGCGCAGGGCGAGACGGTCGCCGCGCAGCTGCTGCGGCACGCGGGGGAGCACGCGGGGGAGGTGGGCGTGGTCGTCGGAGCCACCGTGGATCTCGCGGAGCTCGGCATCCGGCGCGAGCAGCTCGTGCCCGTGCCCGTTCTCGCCCCCGGTTTCGGTGCTCAAGGTGCGCTGCTGCCGGAGGCACCGGCGCTGTTCGGCGACGCGCTCGGCTCCGTGCTCCCCACCGTGTCGCGCAGTGTGCTCGGTGCCGGTCCCGCCGGGATCGCCTCGGCGATCGACGCCGCGCGTCGGGAGGTCGCCGCGTGGCCGAGGTGA
- the carB gene encoding carbamoyl-phosphate synthase large subunit, which translates to MPKRADISSVLVIGSGPIVIGQAAEFDYSGTQACRVLRAEGVRVILVNPNPATIMTDPDFADATYIEPITTEILEAIIAQERPDAVLPTLGGQTALNAAIALDEAGILAKYGVELIGAKVEAIKKGEDRQLFKDLVIEAGADVARSHVVHTLEAAVEAAEDLGYPLVVRPSFTMGGLGSGFAHTREELERMVADGLHQSPTTEVLLEESILGWKEYELELMRDTADNTVVVCSIENVDPVGVHTGDSITVAPALTLTDREYQRLRDIGIDIIRAVGVDTGGCNIQFAVHPDTGRVIVIEMNPRVSRSSALASKATGFPIAKIAAKLAIGYRLDEIPNDITKVTPASFEPTLDYIVVKVPRFAFEKFPSADATLTTTMKSVGEAMAIGRNYTTALQKALRSLEKRGSSFHWDAHLAPKSELIETAKVPTDGRIVTVQQALRAGATVEELYAATGIDPWFLDQIVLINEVADEIASLRPLDERLFRIAKDHGFSDAQIAQLRGLAEQEVRNLRWQLGVRPVYKTVDTCAGEFPALTPYHYSSYDLETEVAPSEKRKVVILGSGPNRIGQGVEFDYSCVHASFALHDAGFETIMINCNPETVSTDYDTSDRLYFEPLTLEDVLEVIHAESQSGELVGVIVQLGGQTALGLAKGLEAAGVPILGTSPSAIDLAEERGLFSQILDRAGLISPRNGTATDAPSAVAVAEGIGYPVLVRPSFVLGGRGMEIVYDTPSLEDYFDRVRDQAIIGPGSPLLVDRFLDDALEIDIDALYDGERLYVGGIMEHIEEAGVHSGDSACTLPPVTLGRDVLDRVVDATRKIAEGVGVRGLLNVQFAIGAGVLYVLEANPRASRTVPFVSKALGIPLAKAAALMMAGRTIDELVADGLLPATDGAHVPLDSPVSVKEAVLPFKRFRTREGHVVDSVLGPEMRSTGEVMGIDADFPRAFAKSQDAAYGGLPESGTVFVSVADRDKRAVVLPVLRLSQLGFDIVATEGTAEVLARNGIRATTVRKYSMGQGGVEGTIVDLINAGRIDVVINTPSGRSARADGVEIRTATVAADKPLFTTIAQVGAAVGSLEARNAPVRVRSLQAYAADRAERAAG; encoded by the coding sequence GTGCCCAAGAGAGCCGACATCTCCAGCGTCCTCGTGATCGGGTCCGGCCCGATCGTGATCGGGCAGGCCGCCGAGTTCGACTACTCCGGCACGCAAGCCTGCCGCGTGCTGCGCGCCGAGGGCGTGCGGGTGATCCTCGTCAACCCCAACCCGGCGACGATCATGACCGACCCCGACTTCGCCGACGCGACCTACATCGAGCCGATCACGACCGAGATCCTCGAGGCGATCATCGCCCAGGAGCGCCCGGACGCCGTGCTGCCGACCCTCGGCGGGCAGACCGCGCTCAACGCGGCCATCGCGCTCGACGAGGCCGGCATCCTCGCGAAGTACGGCGTCGAGCTCATCGGCGCCAAGGTCGAGGCGATCAAGAAGGGCGAGGACCGCCAGCTCTTCAAGGACCTCGTCATCGAGGCGGGGGCGGACGTCGCCCGCTCGCACGTCGTGCACACCCTCGAGGCGGCCGTGGAGGCGGCCGAGGACCTCGGCTACCCGCTCGTGGTGCGCCCCTCGTTCACGATGGGCGGCCTCGGCTCGGGCTTCGCGCACACCCGCGAGGAGCTCGAACGCATGGTCGCCGACGGGCTGCACCAGTCGCCGACCACCGAGGTGCTGCTCGAGGAGTCGATCCTCGGGTGGAAGGAGTACGAGCTCGAGCTCATGCGCGACACGGCCGACAACACGGTCGTGGTGTGCTCGATCGAGAACGTCGACCCGGTGGGCGTGCACACGGGCGACTCGATCACGGTCGCGCCCGCCCTCACCCTCACCGACCGCGAGTACCAGCGGCTGCGCGACATCGGCATCGACATCATCCGCGCGGTCGGCGTCGACACGGGCGGCTGCAACATCCAGTTCGCCGTGCACCCCGACACGGGGCGCGTCATCGTGATCGAGATGAACCCGCGCGTCTCGCGCTCCTCGGCGCTCGCCTCGAAGGCCACCGGATTCCCGATCGCCAAGATCGCCGCGAAGCTCGCGATCGGGTACCGGCTGGATGAGATCCCCAACGACATCACGAAGGTCACGCCCGCCTCCTTCGAGCCGACCCTCGACTACATCGTCGTCAAGGTTCCGCGCTTCGCCTTCGAGAAGTTCCCCTCCGCGGACGCCACCCTCACCACGACCATGAAGTCGGTCGGCGAGGCGATGGCGATCGGGCGCAACTACACGACGGCGCTGCAGAAGGCGCTCCGCTCGCTCGAGAAGCGCGGATCGAGCTTCCACTGGGACGCGCACCTGGCTCCCAAGTCGGAGCTGATCGAGACCGCGAAGGTGCCGACCGACGGCCGCATCGTGACCGTGCAGCAGGCGCTGCGCGCGGGGGCGACCGTCGAGGAGCTCTATGCCGCGACCGGCATCGACCCCTGGTTCCTCGACCAGATCGTGCTCATCAACGAGGTCGCCGACGAGATCGCGAGCCTGCGCCCGCTCGACGAGCGCCTGTTCCGGATCGCGAAGGACCACGGCTTCTCGGACGCCCAGATCGCCCAGCTGCGCGGCCTCGCGGAGCAGGAGGTGCGCAACCTCCGCTGGCAGCTCGGGGTGCGGCCGGTCTACAAGACGGTCGACACCTGCGCGGGCGAGTTCCCGGCTCTCACGCCGTACCACTACTCGAGCTACGACCTGGAGACCGAGGTCGCGCCGAGCGAGAAGCGCAAGGTCGTCATCCTCGGCTCGGGCCCGAACCGCATCGGACAGGGCGTCGAGTTCGACTACTCCTGCGTGCACGCGAGCTTCGCGCTGCACGACGCCGGCTTCGAGACGATCATGATCAACTGCAACCCGGAGACGGTCTCGACCGACTACGACACGAGCGACCGGCTGTACTTCGAGCCGCTCACCCTCGAGGACGTGCTCGAGGTCATCCACGCCGAATCGCAGTCGGGTGAGCTCGTCGGGGTCATCGTGCAGCTCGGCGGGCAGACCGCCCTCGGGCTCGCGAAGGGACTCGAGGCGGCCGGCGTCCCGATTCTCGGCACGAGCCCGAGCGCGATCGACCTGGCCGAGGAGCGCGGGCTGTTCTCGCAGATCCTCGACCGCGCGGGACTCATCTCGCCCCGCAACGGCACCGCGACCGACGCACCGAGCGCCGTCGCGGTCGCCGAGGGGATCGGCTACCCGGTGCTCGTGCGTCCGAGCTTCGTGCTGGGCGGGCGCGGCATGGAGATCGTCTACGACACCCCCAGCCTCGAGGACTACTTCGACCGGGTGCGCGACCAGGCCATCATCGGGCCCGGCTCGCCGCTCCTCGTCGACCGCTTCCTCGACGACGCGCTCGAGATCGACATCGACGCACTGTACGACGGCGAGCGTCTCTACGTCGGCGGGATCATGGAGCACATCGAGGAGGCGGGCGTGCACTCCGGCGACTCGGCCTGCACCCTGCCGCCCGTGACGCTCGGCCGCGACGTGCTGGACCGTGTGGTCGACGCGACGCGCAAGATCGCCGAGGGCGTCGGCGTGCGCGGCCTGCTCAACGTGCAGTTCGCGATCGGCGCGGGCGTGCTCTACGTGCTCGAGGCCAACCCGCGGGCGAGCCGCACGGTGCCTTTCGTGTCGAAGGCGCTCGGCATCCCGCTCGCGAAGGCCGCCGCGCTCATGATGGCGGGCCGCACGATCGATGAGCTCGTCGCGGACGGTCTGCTGCCCGCGACGGACGGTGCGCACGTGCCGCTCGACTCCCCGGTCTCGGTCAAGGAGGCCGTGCTGCCCTTCAAGCGCTTCCGCACCCGCGAGGGCCACGTCGTCGACTCGGTGCTCGGGCCGGAGATGCGCTCCACGGGCGAGGTCATGGGCATCGACGCGGACTTCCCGCGGGCCTTCGCGAAGAGCCAGGATGCCGCGTACGGCGGGCTGCCCGAGTCCGGCACCGTGTTCGTCTCGGTCGCCGACCGCGACAAGCGCGCCGTCGTGCTGCCCGTGCTGCGCCTCTCGCAACTGGGCTTCGACATCGTGGCGACCGAGGGGACGGCGGAGGTGCTCGCCCGCAACGGCATCCGCGCGACCACGGTCCGCAAGTACTCGATGGGGCAGGGCGGCGTCGAGGGGACGATCGTCGACCTCATCAACGCGGGTCGCATCGATGTGGTCATCAACACGCCGAGCGGGCGCAGCGCCCGCGCCGACGGGGTCGAGATCCGCACGGCGACGGTGGCCGCCGACAAGCCGCTGTTCACCACGATCGCCCAGGTGGGCGCCGCGGTGGGCTCGCTCGAGGCGCGGAACGCCCCCGTGCGCGTGCGGAGCCTGCAGGCGTACGCCGCCGACCGCGCGGAGCGGGCGGCCGGATGA
- the carA gene encoding glutamine-hydrolyzing carbamoyl-phosphate synthase small subunit — translation MIDSEPAVLVLEDGTRYSGSAYGARGRTLGEAVFATGMTGYQETLTDPSYAGQIVVQTAPHIGNTGVNDEDPESRRIWVAGYVVRDPSRVVSNFRATRSLDDDLAGNGIVGISGIDTRALTRRLRDAGAMRAGIFSGADTALAADEQLAIVRSGAQMAGLNLSAEVSVSSATVTPAVGERLGNLAVLDLGVKQRTIDNLAERGFEVHVLPQDVTLEELLAIEPVAVFYSNGPGDPAASGDHVQLLRGVLDEGLPFFGICFGNQLLGRALGLETYKLPFGHRGINQPVLDKATGRIEITAHNHGFAVDAPLEGVIESPNGYGRLEVSHVGLNDRVVEGLRALDIPAFSVQYHPEAAAGPHDANYLFDRFRDLVVADLAKKN, via the coding sequence ATGATCGACAGCGAACCCGCGGTCCTGGTGCTCGAAGACGGCACGCGCTATTCCGGGAGCGCCTACGGCGCCCGCGGGCGCACCCTCGGCGAGGCCGTGTTCGCGACCGGGATGACCGGCTACCAGGAGACGCTCACCGACCCCAGCTACGCGGGTCAGATCGTCGTGCAGACGGCCCCGCACATCGGCAACACGGGGGTCAACGACGAGGACCCCGAATCGCGCCGGATCTGGGTGGCGGGCTACGTCGTGCGCGACCCCTCGCGCGTGGTCTCCAACTTCCGTGCCACGCGCAGCCTCGACGACGACCTCGCCGGGAACGGCATCGTCGGCATCAGCGGCATCGACACGCGCGCCCTCACCCGCCGACTGCGGGATGCGGGCGCCATGCGCGCCGGGATCTTCTCGGGTGCCGACACCGCGTTGGCGGCGGACGAGCAGCTCGCGATCGTGCGCTCGGGCGCCCAGATGGCCGGCCTGAACCTCTCGGCGGAGGTCTCGGTGTCGAGCGCGACCGTCACCCCCGCGGTCGGCGAACGGCTCGGCAATCTCGCGGTGCTCGACCTCGGGGTGAAGCAGCGCACGATCGACAACCTCGCCGAGCGCGGCTTCGAGGTGCACGTTCTGCCGCAGGACGTCACCCTCGAGGAGCTGCTCGCGATCGAGCCGGTCGCGGTGTTCTACTCGAACGGTCCCGGCGATCCGGCCGCCTCGGGCGACCACGTGCAGCTGCTGCGCGGGGTGCTCGACGAGGGGCTTCCGTTCTTCGGCATCTGCTTCGGCAACCAGCTGCTCGGCCGCGCCCTCGGCCTCGAGACCTACAAGCTCCCCTTCGGGCACCGCGGCATCAACCAGCCCGTGCTCGACAAGGCGACCGGCCGCATCGAGATCACGGCCCACAACCACGGCTTCGCGGTCGACGCCCCGCTCGAGGGCGTCATCGAGAGCCCGAACGGCTACGGCCGTCTCGAGGTGAGCCACGTGGGCCTCAACGACCGAGTCGTGGAGGGTCTGCGGGCCCTCGACATCCCCGCCTTCTCGGTGCAGTACCACCCGGAGGCGGCGGCCGGTCCGCACGACGCCAACTACCTGTTCGACCGTTTCCGCGACCTCGTCGTGGCCGACCTCGCGAAGAAGAACTAA
- a CDS encoding dihydroorotase — MTSILIRGATLPDGSTTDLLVENGVVAERGAGLSRAGARTIAADGLVALPGLVDLHTHLREPGFEQSETVLTGTRAAAAGGFTAVHAMANTSPVADTAGVVEQVASLGAQHGYATVRPIGAVTQGLAGERLAEIGAMALSRAAVRVFSDDGKCVHDALLMRRALEYVSTFDGVVAQHAQEPRLTEGAQMNEGALSSELGLAGWPAVAEEAIIARDVLLADAVGARLHVCHVSTAGSVEVVRWAKARGIRVTAEVTPHHLLLTEDSARGYDARFKVNPPLRRDEDVHALRAALVDGTIDIVATDHAPHPVETKECAWQEASFGMVGLESALSVVQAAMVDTGLLGWADVARVLSKAPAEIGRLGGYDAPFEPGSPAHLTLVDPAAHSVFAVSSLHGKGVNSPYLGRELPGRVVATIHGGVPTVLDGELRPAEEVSRG, encoded by the coding sequence ATGACGTCGATCCTCATCCGGGGGGCGACGCTCCCCGACGGCTCGACGACCGATCTGCTCGTCGAGAACGGGGTCGTCGCCGAGCGCGGCGCGGGTCTCAGCCGTGCGGGCGCGCGCACGATCGCCGCCGACGGCCTGGTCGCGCTGCCCGGACTCGTCGACCTGCACACCCACCTGCGGGAGCCCGGTTTCGAGCAGAGCGAGACGGTCCTCACCGGCACGCGCGCGGCGGCGGCGGGCGGCTTCACGGCCGTCCACGCGATGGCGAACACCTCGCCGGTGGCCGACACCGCGGGCGTCGTCGAGCAGGTCGCGTCGCTCGGGGCTCAGCACGGCTACGCGACCGTGCGCCCGATCGGCGCCGTCACCCAGGGGCTCGCGGGGGAGCGGCTCGCCGAGATCGGCGCGATGGCGCTCTCGCGGGCGGCGGTGCGGGTGTTCAGCGACGACGGCAAGTGCGTCCACGACGCACTGCTCATGCGTCGCGCGCTCGAGTACGTCTCGACCTTCGACGGCGTCGTCGCCCAGCACGCCCAGGAGCCGCGGCTCACCGAGGGCGCGCAGATGAACGAGGGCGCCCTGAGCTCCGAGCTCGGGCTCGCCGGCTGGCCCGCCGTCGCCGAAGAGGCGATCATCGCCCGCGACGTGCTGCTCGCGGACGCCGTCGGCGCGCGCCTGCACGTCTGCCACGTCTCGACGGCCGGCAGCGTCGAGGTGGTGCGCTGGGCGAAGGCGCGCGGCATCCGCGTGACCGCCGAGGTGACCCCCCACCACCTGCTCCTCACGGAGGACTCGGCACGCGGCTACGACGCGCGCTTCAAGGTGAACCCGCCGCTGCGTCGCGACGAGGACGTGCACGCGCTGCGTGCCGCGCTCGTGGACGGCACGATCGACATCGTCGCGACCGACCACGCCCCGCATCCGGTCGAGACGAAGGAGTGCGCCTGGCAGGAGGCCTCCTTCGGGATGGTCGGACTCGAGAGCGCCCTCTCCGTGGTGCAGGCCGCGATGGTCGACACGGGACTGCTCGGCTGGGCGGATGTCGCCCGCGTGCTGTCGAAGGCACCCGCCGAGATCGGCCGCCTGGGCGGCTACGACGCGCCGTTCGAGCCCGGGAGCCCCGCGCACCTGACGCTCGTCGACCCCGCCGCGCACAGCGTCTTCGCGGTGTCGAGCCTGCACGGCAAGGGCGTCAACTCGCCCTACCTCGGCCGGGAGCTGCCCGGTCGGGTGGTCGCGACGATCCACGGCGGCGTGCCGACCGTGCTGGACGGCGAGCTGCGGCCCGCCGAGGAGGTGTCCCGTGGCTGA
- a CDS encoding aspartate carbamoyltransferase catalytic subunit, which yields MRHLLSTIGLERAQAIAILDLAEDMADVATRAVPKLPTLRGRTVANLFFEDSTRTRLSFEAAAKRLSADVITFSAKGSSVSKGESLKDTAQTIAAMGVDAVVLRHPASGAAQVLAESGWIDAAVVNAGDGTHQHPTQALLDAYTIRKTLHGAASRGRDLDGLRVTIVGDILHSRVARSNVWLLTALGAQVHLVGPRTLLPAGVESWPVTVGTDLDAAIDAHPDALMMLRVQQERMHAAFFPHEREYSTGWGLGDERFARLAADTMVMHPGPMNRGLEISASAADSPRSVVLDQVTNGVSIRMAVLYLVLSGADPREVAA from the coding sequence ATGAGGCATCTGCTGTCGACCATCGGCCTCGAGCGGGCCCAGGCGATCGCGATCCTGGATCTCGCCGAGGACATGGCGGATGTCGCGACCCGCGCCGTGCCGAAGCTTCCGACCCTGCGCGGCCGCACCGTCGCGAACCTCTTCTTCGAGGACTCCACCCGCACGCGCCTCAGCTTCGAGGCCGCCGCCAAGCGACTCTCCGCCGACGTCATCACCTTCAGCGCGAAAGGCTCGAGCGTCTCGAAGGGGGAGAGCCTCAAGGACACCGCGCAGACGATCGCGGCGATGGGCGTCGACGCGGTCGTGCTGCGGCATCCCGCGTCGGGTGCCGCCCAGGTGCTCGCCGAGTCGGGCTGGATCGACGCGGCGGTCGTGAACGCGGGCGACGGCACCCATCAGCACCCCACTCAGGCGCTCCTGGATGCCTACACGATCCGCAAGACGCTGCACGGCGCCGCCTCGCGCGGGCGCGACCTCGACGGCCTGCGCGTGACGATCGTCGGCGACATCCTGCACTCGCGGGTCGCCCGCTCGAACGTCTGGCTGCTGACCGCGCTCGGCGCCCAGGTGCACCTCGTCGGCCCGCGCACTCTCCTGCCGGCGGGGGTCGAGAGCTGGCCCGTCACGGTCGGCACCGACCTCGATGCGGCGATCGACGCGCACCCCGATGCGCTCATGATGCTGCGCGTGCAGCAGGAGCGGATGCACGCCGCCTTCTTCCCCCACGAACGCGAATACTCGACCGGCTGGGGGCTCGGCGACGAGCGCTTCGCGCGTCTCGCCGCGGATACCATGGTCATGCACCCCGGACCCATGAACCGCGGCCTCGAGATCTCCGCGTCCGCCGCGGACTCGCCGCGGTCGGTCGTCCTCGACCAGGTCACGAACGGGGTGTCGATACGGATGGCGGTGCTCTACCTCGTGCTCTCAGGTGCTGATCCGCGGGAGGTCGCGGCATGA
- the pyrR gene encoding bifunctional pyr operon transcriptional regulator/uracil phosphoribosyltransferase PyrR, whose product MPARTVLQSSDITRALTRISHEILESNRGGSDLVLLGIPTRGAVLAERIATLLDRIEPGAGTVGALDVTMYRDDLDRHPTRTPSPTRLPAGGIDGKTVVLVDDVLYSGRTIRAALDAIGDLGRPRAVRLAVLVDRGHRELPIRADFVGKNLPTAAVERIFVKLVETDGADAVTIEGDAEGESA is encoded by the coding sequence ATGCCGGCACGTACGGTGCTGCAGAGCTCTGACATCACGCGCGCGCTCACGCGCATCTCGCACGAGATCCTCGAGTCCAATCGCGGCGGCTCGGATCTGGTCCTCCTCGGCATCCCCACGCGCGGTGCCGTGCTGGCGGAACGCATCGCGACGCTCCTGGATCGCATCGAGCCGGGTGCCGGCACGGTCGGCGCGCTCGACGTGACGATGTACCGCGACGACCTGGACCGCCATCCCACCCGCACGCCGAGCCCGACGCGGCTGCCCGCGGGCGGCATCGACGGCAAGACCGTCGTGCTCGTGGACGACGTGCTCTACTCGGGTCGCACGATCCGCGCCGCCCTCGATGCGATCGGCGACCTCGGACGGCCGCGCGCGGTGCGCCTCGCGGTGCTCGTCGACCGCGGTCACCGCGAGCTGCCGATCCGGGCCGACTTCGTCGGCAAGAACCTGCCCACGGCGGCGGTCGAGCGGATCTTCGTCAAACTCGTCGAGACCGACGGCGCGGACGCCGTGACGATCGAGGGCGACGCGGAGGGGGAGAGCGCATGA